From Micromonospora echinospora, one genomic window encodes:
- a CDS encoding DUF350 domain-containing protein → MLEDLFTGAMQSIVFGIVGVVLMAAGFGLVDVLTPGKLRDLIWVRRNANAALLLAANQLGIAAIVFTAIFTSYDDFAKGLASTAVFGLVGLVIMALAFFVLDLLTPGKLGEIICADEPHPAGKVSAATHFGAALIVCACIA, encoded by the coding sequence GTGCTGGAGGACCTCTTCACCGGAGCGATGCAGAGCATCGTGTTCGGAATCGTCGGTGTCGTGTTGATGGCGGCCGGCTTCGGCCTGGTCGACGTGCTCACCCCCGGCAAGCTCCGGGATCTCATCTGGGTCCGGCGCAACGCCAACGCCGCGTTGCTGCTCGCCGCGAACCAGCTCGGTATCGCCGCGATCGTGTTCACCGCGATCTTCACCAGCTACGACGACTTCGCCAAGGGGCTCGCCTCGACGGCGGTCTTCGGGCTGGTCGGCCTGGTCATCATGGCACTGGCGTTCTTCGTGCTCGACCTGCTGACCCCGGGCAAGCTCGGTGAGATCATCTGCGCCGACGAGCCGCACCCGGCGGGCAAGGTCAGCGCGGCCACCCACTTCGGAGCCGCGCTGATCGTCTGCGCCTGCATCGCCTGA
- the panB gene encoding 3-methyl-2-oxobutanoate hydroxymethyltransferase — MSDVVSGAVPTGDPGPHEVTALYGGPATRRVRTRDLLAAKERGERWPMLTAYDQYTAAIFDQAGIPVLLVGDSAANNVFGHETTLPVTVDEMLSLVRAVVRATRTTLVVADLPFGSYEEGPTQALRTAVRFMKEGGCHAVKLEGGRRCAPQIEAITGAGIPVMAHVGFTPQREHTIGGYRVQGRGEAAEEVLADARAVAEAGAFAVVLEMVPGEVAKRVTGALTIPTVGIGAGPETDAQVLVWQDMAGLRGGKAPRFVKRYADLAGVLTDATRRFADEVRGGEFPAAEHTF, encoded by the coding sequence ATGTCCGATGTAGTGAGCGGCGCCGTGCCCACCGGCGACCCCGGTCCCCACGAGGTGACGGCGCTCTACGGCGGGCCGGCGACCCGGCGGGTACGCACCCGGGACCTGCTGGCCGCCAAGGAGCGCGGCGAGCGGTGGCCGATGCTGACCGCGTACGACCAGTACACCGCCGCGATCTTCGACCAGGCGGGCATCCCGGTGCTGCTGGTCGGCGACTCGGCCGCGAACAACGTCTTCGGCCACGAGACCACCCTGCCGGTCACCGTCGACGAGATGCTGTCCCTGGTCCGGGCGGTGGTCCGGGCCACCCGGACCACCCTGGTCGTGGCCGACCTGCCCTTCGGCTCGTACGAGGAGGGGCCGACGCAGGCGCTGCGCACGGCGGTGCGTTTCATGAAGGAGGGCGGCTGCCACGCGGTGAAGCTGGAGGGCGGCCGACGCTGCGCCCCCCAGATCGAGGCGATCACCGGGGCGGGTATCCCGGTGATGGCGCACGTCGGTTTCACCCCGCAGCGGGAGCACACCATCGGCGGGTACCGGGTGCAGGGCCGCGGCGAGGCCGCCGAGGAGGTGCTGGCCGACGCGCGGGCGGTGGCCGAGGCGGGCGCCTTCGCGGTGGTGCTGGAGATGGTGCCCGGTGAGGTCGCCAAGCGGGTGACCGGTGCGCTGACCATCCCGACCGTCGGCATCGGCGCCGGTCCGGAGACCGACGCGCAGGTGCTGGTCTGGCAGGACATGGCCGGTCTGCGCGGCGGGAAGGCCCCCCGGTTCGTCAAGCGCTACGCCGACCTGGCCGGCGTCCTGACCGACGCGACGCGCCGCTTCGCCGACGAGGTCCGCGGCGGGGAGTTCCCGGCCGCCGAGCACACCTTCTGA
- the glnA gene encoding type I glutamate--ammonia ligase — translation MDRQQEFVLRTLEERDIRFVRLWFTDVLGTLKSVSVAPAELEAAFEEGIGFDGSAIEGFARVFESDMVAMPDPTTFQVFPFEGGVSGESARMFCDILLPDGSPSWADPRHVLRRMLSKAADRGFTFYTHPEIEFFLLENGPQDGSVPVPVDTGGYFEHTTHAVARDFRRQAVLALERIGISVEFSHHEVAPGQQEIDLRYADALTTADNIMTFRHVVKEVALSTGVQASFMPKPFTDQPGSGMHTHLSLFEGERNVFHDAEDPMKLSKVAKSFIAGLLTHAREYTAVTNQWVNSYKRLFPQALPDRITESPAYVCWGHLNRSALVRVPAYGKPNSARVEVRSLDSATNPYLAFAVMLGAGLKGIEEGYELPAGAEDDVWSLSSAERRAMGYESLPENLAEAIDVMSGSELVAEVLGEHVFDFFLRNKRAEWEQYRREVTPYERQRYLSL, via the coding sequence GTGGACCGTCAGCAGGAGTTCGTCCTCCGTACGCTGGAGGAGCGGGACATCCGTTTCGTCCGGTTGTGGTTCACCGACGTGCTCGGCACGCTCAAAAGCGTCTCCGTCGCGCCCGCCGAGCTGGAGGCCGCCTTCGAGGAGGGCATCGGCTTCGACGGCTCGGCGATCGAGGGCTTCGCCCGGGTCTTCGAGTCCGACATGGTGGCCATGCCCGACCCGACCACCTTCCAGGTCTTCCCCTTCGAAGGCGGGGTCAGCGGCGAGAGCGCCCGGATGTTCTGCGACATCCTCCTGCCCGACGGCAGCCCGTCCTGGGCCGATCCCCGGCACGTGCTGCGCCGGATGCTCTCCAAGGCCGCCGACCGGGGCTTCACCTTCTACACCCACCCCGAGATCGAGTTCTTCCTGCTGGAGAACGGCCCCCAGGACGGCTCGGTGCCGGTCCCGGTGGACACCGGCGGCTACTTCGAGCACACCACCCACGCGGTGGCCCGGGACTTCCGCCGGCAGGCGGTGCTCGCGCTGGAGCGCATCGGCATCTCGGTGGAGTTCAGCCACCACGAGGTCGCCCCCGGCCAGCAGGAGATCGACCTGCGGTACGCCGACGCGCTGACCACCGCCGACAACATCATGACCTTCCGGCACGTGGTCAAGGAGGTGGCGCTCTCCACCGGCGTGCAGGCCAGCTTCATGCCGAAGCCCTTCACCGACCAGCCGGGCAGCGGCATGCACACCCACCTGTCGCTGTTCGAGGGGGAGCGCAACGTCTTCCACGACGCGGAAGACCCGATGAAGCTCTCCAAGGTGGCGAAGTCCTTCATCGCGGGGCTGCTCACCCACGCCCGCGAGTACACCGCGGTCACCAACCAGTGGGTCAACTCGTACAAGCGGCTCTTCCCGCAGGCGCTGCCGGACCGGATCACCGAGAGCCCGGCGTACGTCTGCTGGGGGCACCTCAACCGTTCCGCGCTGGTCCGCGTCCCCGCCTACGGCAAGCCGAACTCGGCCCGGGTCGAGGTCCGTTCGCTGGACTCGGCGACCAACCCGTACCTCGCCTTCGCGGTGATGCTCGGCGCCGGGCTCAAGGGCATCGAGGAGGGCTACGAGCTGCCGGCCGGGGCCGAGGACGACGTCTGGTCGCTGTCCAGCGCCGAGCGCCGGGCGATGGGCTACGAGTCGCTGCCGGAGAACCTCGCCGAGGCGATCGACGTGATGTCCGGTTCGGAGTTGGTCGCCGAGGTGCTCGGCGAGCACGTCTTCGACTTCTTCCTCCGGAACAAGCGCGCCGAGTGGGAGCAGTACCGCCGCGAGGTCACCCCCTACGAGCGGCAACGCTACCTCTCCCTCTGA
- a CDS encoding NAD+ synthase, producing MPTLRLALAQVNPTVGDLAGNAELVRRWTRRAADAGARLVAFPEMVLTGYPVEDLVFRRSFVAASRAALHSLAADLAADGLGDLPVVVGYLDADGPPQVSADAEPGRGARNAAAVLHAGTVVATYFKHHLPNYGVFDEDRYFVGGDTLTVVRVDGVDVALTICEDLWQAGGPFAVARRAGVGLVVTINGSPYELNKDDIRLPLVGRRAVEAGAAIAYVNMVGGQDELVFEGDSMVVAADGTLLARAPQFVEHLMVHDLDLPAAPESGTPESGELADGMRIARTRINDAGPAPAGPPAVGGLVEPAADEAEVWQALVLGLRDYVDKNKFPSVVLGLSGGIDSAVVAALAVDALGPQRVVGVSLPSQHSSEHSREDAAELAKRTGLDYRIEPIQPMVDTFLANMSLSGVSVENLQARVRGVILMALSNQEGHLVLTTGNKSELAVGYSTLYGDSVGGYNPVKDVWKTLIWRLAKWRNADAARRGETPPIPENSIGKPPSAELSPGQLDSDTLPDYTVLDPILIGYVDGDLGRDGLVEAGHDPAMIDRVLRMVDTAEYKRRQSAPGTKISMKAFGRDRRLPITNRWREHG from the coding sequence ATGCCCACCCTGCGCCTCGCTCTCGCCCAGGTCAACCCGACGGTCGGCGATCTGGCCGGCAACGCCGAGCTGGTCCGCCGGTGGACCCGCCGGGCGGCGGACGCCGGTGCCCGGCTCGTCGCCTTCCCGGAGATGGTGCTGACCGGCTACCCGGTCGAGGACCTGGTCTTCCGTCGCTCGTTCGTGGCCGCGTCCCGGGCCGCGCTGCACTCCCTCGCCGCCGACCTGGCCGCCGACGGTCTCGGTGACCTGCCGGTCGTGGTCGGCTACCTGGACGCCGACGGGCCGCCGCAGGTCAGCGCGGACGCCGAACCGGGCCGGGGGGCACGCAACGCCGCCGCGGTGCTGCACGCCGGCACGGTGGTGGCCACCTACTTCAAGCACCACCTGCCCAACTACGGCGTCTTCGACGAGGACCGCTACTTCGTCGGCGGGGACACGCTCACCGTGGTCCGGGTCGACGGCGTGGACGTGGCGCTGACCATCTGCGAGGACCTCTGGCAGGCCGGCGGGCCGTTCGCGGTGGCCCGCCGGGCCGGGGTGGGACTGGTGGTCACCATCAACGGCTCGCCGTACGAGCTGAACAAGGACGACATCCGGCTGCCGCTGGTCGGCCGCCGGGCCGTCGAGGCCGGCGCGGCCATCGCCTACGTGAACATGGTCGGCGGCCAGGACGAGCTGGTCTTCGAGGGCGACTCGATGGTGGTGGCCGCCGACGGCACGCTGCTCGCCCGCGCCCCGCAGTTCGTCGAGCACCTGATGGTGCACGACCTCGACCTGCCGGCCGCGCCGGAGTCCGGCACGCCGGAGTCCGGGGAGCTGGCCGACGGGATGCGGATCGCCCGCACCCGGATCAACGACGCCGGCCCCGCGCCCGCCGGACCGCCGGCCGTCGGTGGGCTCGTCGAGCCGGCCGCCGACGAGGCCGAGGTGTGGCAGGCCCTGGTGCTGGGGTTGCGCGACTACGTCGACAAGAACAAGTTCCCCTCGGTGGTGCTCGGGCTCTCCGGCGGCATCGACTCGGCGGTGGTGGCGGCCCTCGCGGTCGACGCGCTCGGCCCGCAGCGGGTGGTCGGGGTCTCCCTGCCCAGCCAGCACTCCTCCGAACACTCCCGGGAGGACGCGGCGGAGCTGGCCAAGCGGACCGGGCTGGACTACCGCATCGAGCCGATCCAGCCGATGGTGGACACCTTCCTGGCGAACATGTCGCTCTCCGGGGTGAGCGTGGAGAACCTCCAGGCCCGGGTCCGTGGGGTGATCCTCATGGCCCTGTCGAACCAGGAGGGGCACCTGGTCCTGACCACCGGCAACAAGAGCGAGCTGGCGGTCGGCTACTCCACCCTCTACGGCGACTCGGTGGGCGGCTACAACCCGGTCAAGGACGTCTGGAAGACGCTGATCTGGCGGCTGGCGAAGTGGCGCAACGCCGACGCGGCCCGCCGGGGCGAGACCCCGCCGATCCCGGAGAACTCGATCGGCAAGCCGCCGAGCGCCGAGCTGAGCCCCGGCCAGCTCGACAGCGACACCCTGCCCGACTACACGGTGCTCGACCCGATCCTGATCGGTTACGTCGACGGCGACCTGGGCCGGGACGGCCTGGTCGAGGCGGGACACGACCCGGCGATGATCGACCGGGTGCTGCGGATGGTGGATACCGCCGAGTACAAGCGCCGGCAGTCCGCGCCGGGCACGAAGATCTCCATGAAGGCGTTCGGCCGGGACCGGCGACTGCCGATCACGAACCGGTGGCGCGAGCACGGCTGA